ACACGTGACAGACGGTCACGAAGTATTCTTACAGCGATCATCGTTACTTGCTGTTCTCCGTTACCCGGCCGGATGACCCGCAGCGACTTCATGCTCGCCAACATCAGGCAGACCTACACCCCCACCATCGACAACAGGGTCAGCGGATTGCTGGTAGGCGCTGGAAGCAGCGACAGTTCAACTCCGAAGCACTCGGACTTGCTCTCAGATCTTCGCGCTTCTCAgagacagcaacagcatctccTGAGCACCTAGTCAGTGGACTGGCTAAAGCTTGCGATGAAATCATGGAACGGTAAAAAAACAGAGGTCCTTCAAGGAGTCCCCAAGTCTACTGGTGGACGCCAGAGATTGGCCAATTGTACGAGGAGTGTGATACCGTACATAATAGTGTCTCTAGCCTCACGGACCCGACTGAGAAGGCAAGCGCCAACGACCGACTTATTCAGCTTCGCAAAGACCTGACGAAAGCGATCAAGTCCGCCAAGAACGACCAATTTAAGCAGCTGATCCAGGAGGTCGAGGATAACGTATATGGTGAAGGATACCGGATAGTGATGGCTCGCCTGCGGGGCAGccgcatcccccccccccccccccccagaacGTGACAGAGCAGAGCTGGAGCGCATTGTCAACGATCTGTTCCCGAATCATCCACCGTTCCAATGGCCGGCGGTAGCAACCACTGGACAAGATACAGACCACTCTAGGATCTCTTCGGTATCGGAGGAGGAGCTGATATTCATTGCCAATAACTTGGCCGCCCACAAAGCGCCGGGGCTGGATGGTATTAGCAATGCAGCCCTCAAGGTAGCAATCAAGGGACATCCGGAGGTTTTCCAGCAAGTGTACCAGGAGTGTTTCGAGTCCGGGGGTCTTTCCAACACCGTGGAAGACCCAGCGAttagtgctgctgccgaaacCAGGAAAGCCGCCTGGTGAGTCGTCATCACTCCGTCCTCTCGGGATGCTAGATGGGGCGGGTAAAGTGTTGGAAAGACTCATTCTTAACCGCCTCAATGAACATCTGGAGGATTCGGACACTCCACGATTGTCACCGAATCAATACGGATTTCGTCGTGGCAGGTCAACGACTCAGGCCATACAGAGGGTAGTTGAGACCTGCAAGTCGGTGCGTGCCAGATATAGTGAAAATCGATGCATCCTGTTAGTTTCTCTCGATgtcaaaaatgcatttaatAATGCAAGCTGGTACGAGATCGCGGCGGCTCTCCAGCGGATGCAGACACCGGCAGAGATCCAGAGACTATTGGCCAGTTGGTTTTCTGAACGTCGACTGATCTATGACACCGAGGACGGTCCGATGTCCAGACCACTAACGGCTGGAGTCCCCCAAGGGTCCATCTTGGGCCCTACATTGTGGAACGTTATGTACAATAGTGTTCTGGAAATCGAATTACCGGAAGGAGTGGAAACGAttgcatatgccgatgatgtgctgctgatggtgccgcATAAGAATCCAGAAGAAGCATCGAAACTAttagaggaaaaggaaagtcCGACTTGACTCAAGCCAAGTTCACATTCGAACAAGCTTGGGCCACACACCTGCCACTACACGGTAAACAGAGCGATCTCTTTCGCCGACCGAACCCGCGACGAGCGGACATACGTTACGACTCATGCGTGGACACGACACGTCCCGCATTTAAAACTGTAGTTACACTACCAATAAAAGATCCTCTGAGCAAACACAAGGTGTATCCGTTCGATATAGTTCAAAACGTGGAGGCAGAGCCTCACATTACCCATACCCACCCGAAAAGGCATTACCCCATTACTATACCCATCCACAACACgacgcgccaccaccaacagttaACATCCTTAAACGCTATCGCTGAAACGCGATTATCACAtctaaagctgctttcacatcgagcgcgtttttaaaaacgccaaagttggcgttttttgacgcaaaagcttaaacTCCCTGGTTACACTGAGGCGTTGCGCATTATGCATCAAATAAAAGCTAAGCCACGTGAAACTAGCTTGAATCAAAAGTCGGTTTATAAAATATCttgcaaaaccaaaagttTGCCTTTGAAGCCGgcttaaattgaaatttagCTTGAACGATTTCctagaaatttaaaaaaaatcgtttcttGATGTTTACGTCCGAGAGATCAATCAAGCAGCCAAAAAAATATCGGGAAATTTTGGTTTCTGGCAAAATGAGCGATTCGGAGTTAAGTGATTCAGAAGTGGAAGCGATTGTTTTATTTGCGGCATGTGCTGAAAATGCTTCCAGAAAGCGAAAACGATTGTGGGTGCATCCCATAAATCGTCGTAGAGAAGAATTGGGAGAATTTCATCATTTGTTTCAGGAGCTACTATCAGGACCAGGTTGCGAGGAACGATTTTTTCGTTATTTACGGATGTCTCGAGCATCATTCGAGGAACTCCACGAATTGATACATGATGAAATTGCCGGCTGCCAAACAAACTTTAGACGAAGCATAACACCGAGGGAAAGATTAGTAGTTTGTCTCAGGTTGGTTTTGATAGTATTCATTTTATTGATTGCGTTCCAGCTGGCGCTGTTCTGCTTGATGGAACAGATCCAGCAAATCTGTTTTCAGATCCCGCTGGATATCACCATCCAAAGCCTTGAACGTTACCGCCAAGTACCGGAACAGATGATCAGTAGCGTCTTTCTTATCTCTAGATTGCAGATACTGAATCAATCTGTTGCAATCCCATTCTTGATTGCTCTCAGAAGCTACGTTTCTTGATCGTCTAGGGCCTGTGCGTGATGTTGAGGGAGTCTCTGTTGTTTGTGGTCCTGTTGTTTCTGAATCTGTTGTTTGTggtcctgctgttgctggagctgatGGTTGTggtcctgctgttgctggaactgatggttgtggtgctgtCCGTACTATTGTTGCGGACGAACTCTCCGCTGTTTCAGTTGGCGACGCATATTGAACCAGGGggggcggtgttggtggtgctctgTTAGAACATGATGGCCTCTGCTTGATGGTATCATCCAAGAACcgcagctgttgctgccacacCATTTGCTTTCCGGTACTTGCGGCTTGCCCGGTAGAacctttctgctccttttttttttcgcaaataaTGGTCGCGTACcgctttccattttattttggCGTATTCAGCTGAAGGCAATaaaaaattgattcaattaactCATTTGGATCattgttcttcttttctttgtagGTTTTTGGCAACGGGCGCATCGTACAGCGACCTTGCACTAGCTTTTCGAATGGGCATTTCAACAGTGTCTTACATTGTCCCCCAAGTGTGCTCAGCATTGTGGAAAGTATTGCAACCTATTCATATGCCAGCACCATCGCTTGCAACTTGGCGATCAAGTGAGAATGGGTTCTCCACTCGCTGGGGATTCCCAAATTGTGTCGGTGCAATAGACGGCAAACACGTGCGCATACAATGCCCACCAAACACCGGGTCCAGTTATATTTCTtataaaggttttttttctgttgttttgcttgctgTGGAGGACCCCAACTATAAATTCTTAATAGTTGACATCGGAAATTATGGGCgccacagcgacagcggcatATTCAAGGAATCCAACTTTTATCAAAGGTATATAAGCACAAACTTATTACCTCCTCCTAAGCCATTGCCGGGCAAAGCTGACGACATGCCACATGTATTGGTTGGCGATGAAGGTTTTGCTCTTCAGCCATACATGATGCGCCCATATCCGAAAGCAAATTCagtaaacgatgccaaaaaAACTAAATTCAACACCCAGCTAAGCCGGGCACGGCGCATCGTTGAAAATGCTTTCGGCATCCTATCAAGAAAGTGGCGCATCTTTCTGCGCGCCATCGAGTGCAACCCACAAAATGTGGACATAATCGTCCAAGCTGCGTGCTGTTTGCACAATTTCCTTTTAAATAAAGGAAATAGTGAGCAACACCTTTACGAAAGTTCCGTCGAGGATGAAACAATACCAAATGCAGAGAGTGCCTTGGCGCCGATGAATGCCACAAATCAGCGTTCAAGTATTGCTGCCCAAGAAATACGCAATCTGTTTTCGGATTACTTTTCCGAAAGAGACGGACAAGTACCTGAGCAGTGAAAGGATCTCAataaacatttgcatttgcataaaattcaTAACAAAGCCAACACTTCACTTTCAATGCTACTTTGCCCCATGCTTACGTTCCACTTCCAGTGCAGATGCTACAGCATTCCATGCCCGTTGCTTTTTTGTATAGTTTTTGTAATCCGCGTCGCGAACATCGTAGATTTCTGGATGTCCCTGCACTTCACCAATTAATTTTTCCACAAACGAATTCATTCTACCACGTCTCGGGTTAGCGTCTTGAGTCGATTTGTTTACACATGAAACAGCTGTTACCGGCTGTCAGTTGAAAAAAACGCAGCAATTCTGTAGATTTTCACAGattcaaaaaaaaacgccaacttttaagctcttcaaaagctaaaaaaaatagctttcggtgcgttccgtgaacacttccatatattttgatgtgatacaacggTGTTttctgctgcgtctattagtggcgtttaaacgcgctcgatgtgaaagcagcttaaaagTTCAAAATCAGTTAAGCGCAACTAAAACATCAGTCGCCTATGGCATTACAAAGAGTAGACACTAAGTGGAAAAGGACTGTCCTGAACCCTTAATTTTAAGTCAAGTAAAGTAACATTAACTATCGCAACATCATTGTAAAAATATATATGCAGAAATTGCTGAAACCAACTCAGCTCTTCTCGCATTAATGAAATaaactaatactactactacgtgATGTTGTGTGTGCCACCTACCGACAGGCTGCCACATTGGCTGGGTTGCTTAACGACGAATCTGAGTGGGAGCGAACACTTCAAGAAGCCGTGTCGTTCCAGATGCCATCGCAGCTGCGCCAATTGTTTGCGCTTATCCTGTCGGAGGGTAAGCCAAGCAACACGGGATTCCCGTCATTATGTACACCTACAGGCAGTGTCCTCGGCAACCGACATCGTCCTTACCCGATATCGTTTATCTGTGAGAAATACATAGAGATTCTATGTA
This sequence is a window from Anopheles darlingi chromosome 3, idAnoDarlMG_H_01, whole genome shotgun sequence. Protein-coding genes within it:
- the LOC125955453 gene encoding uncharacterized protein LOC125955453, whose product is MPAPSLATWRSSENGFSTRWGFPNCVGAIDGKHVRIQCPPNTGSSYISYKGFFSVVLLAVEDPNYKFLIVDIGNYGRHSDSGIFKESNFYQRYISTNLLPPPKPLPGKADDMPHVLVGDEGFALQPYMMRPYPKANSVNDAKKTKFNTQLSRARRIVENAFGILSRKWRIFLRAIECNPQNVDIIVQAACCLHNFLLNKGNSEQHLYESSVEDETIPNAESALAPMNATNQRSSIAAQEIRNLFSDYFSERDGQVPEQ